The following coding sequences lie in one Silene latifolia isolate original U9 population chromosome 5, ASM4854445v1, whole genome shotgun sequence genomic window:
- the LOC141656317 gene encoding putative LRR receptor-like serine/threonine-protein kinase At1g53440 — protein sequence MQGPIPSSLSTLTNLQTLRISDLNAAGLTFPNLTVMTNLKELVLRNCSITGRVPDYIGNLVNMKLLDLSYNQLSGPVPDSIQNMKSLDFLFLTNNSFSGQLPNWILNSKQKFDLSYNDFTGSSSSSCQQSNINLVSSHSTSKTNSVDWCLLKHLPCVTKPQYHSLFINCGGSKMNFEGNEYEEDSTPGGPSTFFASGGEKWAYSSTGAFLYNDKANFLATETFNANVTGIYQTARLAPLSLKYYGLCLLPGNYTVKLHFAEIMYSDDQTYSSLGRRLFDVSVQGEVKRKDFDIAETAGGAGKPYTMEFGNVDVNDSTLEIFLYWAGQGTTAIPVRGAYGPLLSGISVTPILAVLWLKGYLGGKDDENEEFRKLGTGYFSLKQIKAATDNFSIRNKIGEGGFGPVYKGVLPDGKVIAVKQLSSKSKQGNREFVNEIGMISALQHPNLVKLHGCCIEGKELLLVYEYMENNSLARALFGSEEQNLRMDWPTRRKICLGIARGLAYLHEESRLKIVHRDIKATNVLLDKDLNAKISDFGLAKLDEEENTHISTRIAGTIGYMAPEYAMRGYLTDKADVYSFGVVVLEIVSGTSNTSYRPKEEFVYLLDWAYVLQEQGSLLELVDPSLGQSYSKEEALTLLNLALLCTNPSPSLRPRMSSVVSMIDGKIPVQAPIVKRVGSEFNEELRRKTFERLSLESHTTVSMRSNSSSSSSQVERSMMSMDGPWIDSSISMQSKNEIIDKSPAVSSRQLLPKLDEDN from the exons ATGCAGGGACCGATTCCATCTAGCTTGTCTACTTTGACAAACCTGCAAACTTT GAGAATTTCAGATCTTAATGCTGCAGGTCTCACTTTCCCAAACCTGACTGTCATGACAAACTTAAAAGAACT GGTACTGAGAAACTGCTCAATCACTGGTCGAGTCCCCGACTACATTGGAAACCTAGTAAATATGAAGCTCTT GGACCTGAGTTACAATCAGCTGAGCGGGCCGGTTCCAGATTCAATCCAAAACATGAAAAGTCTTGATTTCTT GTTTCTGACAAACAACTCATTTTCCGGGCAATTACCAAATTGGATCCTGAATAGCAAGCAGAAATT CGATTTGTCTTATAATGATTTTACTGGTTCATCCTCATCTAGCTGCCAGCAATCGAATAT CAACTTGGTCTCTAGCCATTCGACTTCAAAAACCAATTC TGTTGATTGGTGCTTGTTGAAACACCTTCCTTGCGTCACTAAGCCTCAAT ATCATTCATTGTTTATTAACTGTGGCGGAAGCAAgatgaattttgaaggaaatgaaTATGAAGAGGATTCCACCCCGGGAGGACCTTCAACTTTCTTTGCATCAGGAGGAGAAAAATGGGCTTACAGTAGTACTGGAGCGTTTCTTTACAACGACAAGGCCAACTTCTTAGCCACGGAAACATTTAATGCTAATGTGACTGGTATTTACCAAACAGCTCGCTTGGCGCCTCTTTCACTCAAGTATTATGGCCTTTGTTTGCTACCAGGCAACTATACTGTGAAACTGCACTTTGCTGAGATTATGTATTCTGATGATCAGACTTATAGTAGCCTCGGCAGACGCTTATTTGATGTGTCAGTTCAG GGGGAAGTAAAGCGGAAAGATTTCGACATAGCAGAAACAGCAGGAGGTGCAGGAAAGCCATATACTATGGAATTCGGAAATGTCGATGTTAATGACAGCACACTAGAGATCTTCTTATATTGGGCTGGTCAGGGAACCACTGCTATACCTGTTAGAGGCGCATACGGTCCTCTTCTATCAGGGATCTCTGTGACACCCA TCTTGGCAGTTCTCTGGCTGAAAGGTTACCTCGGTGGGAAAGATGATGAAAATGAAG AATTCCGAAAATTAGGTACAGGTTATTTCTCCTTGAAGCAGATCAAAGCTGCAACAGATAATTTTAGTATCAGAAACAAAATTGGCGAAGGAGGTTTCGGACCTGTATATAAG GGAGTATTACCAGACGGGAAGGTGATTGCTGTGAAGCAGCTTTCATCCAAGTCGAAACAAGGGAATCGAGAATTTGTAAATGAGATAGGCATGATTTCGGCTTTACAACACCCGAACCTTGTAAAGCTTCATGGGTGTTGCATTGAAGGAAAAGAGCTGCTTCTTGTATATGAATACATGGAAAACAACTCTCTCGCTCGTGCCCTATTTG GTTCGGAGGAACAGAATCTGCGGATGGACTGGCCGACAAGGAGGAAaatatgcttaggaatcgcaagGGGGTTAGCATACCTACACGAGGAGTCGAGACTCAAGATTGTGCACAGGGACATTAAGGCTACTAATGTCTTACTTGATAAAGACTTAAATGCTAAAATCTCTGATTTCGGTcttgctaagcttgatgaagagGAAAATACTCATATCAGTACTAGAATTGCTGGAACAAT AGGATATATGGCTCCGGAGTATGCAATGAGGGGTTACCTCACAGACAAGGCCGATGTCTATAGCTTTGGAGTTGTTGTGCTTGAGATTGTGAGCGGAACAAGCAACACAAGTTACCGGCCAAAAGAAGAGTTTGTCTATCTTCTTGATTGG GCCTATGTTTTACAAGAACAAGGAAGTCTATTAGAGCTTGTGGATCCAAGTCTAGGCCAAAGTTACTCAAAAGAAGAAGCATTAACATTGTTAAACTTAGCACTACTATGTACCAACCCGTCTCCGTCTCTAAGACCGAGAATGTCGTCGGTTGTAAGCATGATCGACGGGAAGATACCCGTCCAAGCTCCAATTGTCAAACGGGTTGGGTCCGAGTTCAATGAAGAACTAAGACGTAAAACGTTCGAAAGATTGTCATTAGAGAGTCACACTACGGTTTCAATGAGATCGAACTCGAGCTCGAGCTCGAGCCAAGTAGAGAGGAGCATGATGTCAATGGATGGTCCATGGATTGACTCTTCTATATCAATGCAAAGCAAGAATGAGATTATAGACAAATCACCTGCAGTGTCAAGTAGACAACTTCTTCCAAAGCTTGATGAAGACAATTAG